A DNA window from Longimicrobium sp. contains the following coding sequences:
- a CDS encoding SxtJ family membrane protein encodes MRPQLHEDIERSAEAAGSSDRAFGIVFAVAFGAWALLPLLHGGGVRVWALAGAALFLAAALARPSVLAPLNRAWTRLGMLMARVANPIILAILFYLVLMPVGLLMRLVGRRPLQLGFDPRARSYWTPREPGPAPDTMKRPF; translated from the coding sequence GTGCGCCCACAGCTTCACGAAGACATCGAGCGCTCCGCCGAGGCCGCGGGCTCCAGCGACCGTGCTTTCGGCATCGTGTTCGCCGTGGCGTTCGGCGCGTGGGCGCTCCTTCCGCTGCTCCACGGCGGCGGCGTGCGCGTGTGGGCGCTCGCGGGGGCGGCCCTCTTCCTGGCCGCCGCGCTCGCCCGGCCCAGCGTGCTGGCACCCCTCAACCGCGCGTGGACGCGCCTGGGGATGCTGATGGCGCGCGTGGCGAATCCCATCATCCTCGCCATCCTGTTTTACCTGGTGCTCATGCCGGTGGGTCTGCTGATGCGCCTCGTGGGCAGGCGTCCGCTCCAGCTCGGCTTCGACCCGCGTGCGCGCAGCTACTGGACGCCGCGCGAGCCGGGCCCCGCGCCGGACACCATGAAACGCCCGTTCTAG